The Phaeodactylum tricornutum CCAP 1055/1 chromosome 8, whole genome shotgun sequence genome has a window encoding:
- the ACL gene encoding atp-citrate synthase (probable ATP-citrate synthase subunit 1. Involved in TCA cycle), producing MSAKAVREFHGKKLIARHVHEVSEGKHSIDDRSVLITTETDLETLPISETWLSDTLLVVKPDQLIKRRGKAGLVGIKLNWQGVQEWVNARMQKEIQIEHATGTLDHFIVEPFVPHEQSDEYYICIQSDREGEEILFCAEGGVDVGDVDTKAKRLHVAIDDDYLTPDRILEADLLEGVPADRQDSLASFVLTLFTVYRKLNFVYMEINPIVYTAEGTIVPLDLAAKIDETAAFLNAPDWGHLDFPAPFGRKEFPEEAYIRDLDAKTGASLKLTILNHAGRVWTMVAGGGASVVYADTISDLGFGHELANYGEYSGAPSTEHTFEYAKTLISLMTREKDPRGKIFIIGGGIANFTDVAATFTGLIKAIKAFQEILKAHHIKIWVRRAGPNYQEGLRLMRDCGAETGLDIHIYGPETHATAVVPLALGLAKAGDFPEFDDPRVHETLPKRNSSKASLEELSKIEYTGQVADHEADHNVENFTALTRCVVYGMQHRAVQGMLDFDFMCKRKKPSVAAMIFPFSANHFVKFYWGTDEIMMPVYQTMEEAFKKHAEVTVVVNFASFRSVYSSVLEMLNFSEQIKTIAIIAEGVPESQTRAINIAAQKLNVGIIGPATVGGIKPGCFRIGNTGGMLDNIVMSKLYRPGSVAYVSKSGGLSNELNNLICRNSDGVYEGVAIGGDRYPGSRFMDHLLRYNDNPHVHILVLLGEVGGVDEYEICGALKSGRISKPLVAWCIGTCASIFPFEVQFGHAGALARGDMETARAKNKALKEAGAHVPENFFEFGDVIHEVFEFLVNRGSLVPAPEPEPPKVPMDYAWAKRLGLVRKPAHFVSSISDDRGEELLYCGMPISEVFEKDLGVGGVVSLLWFRRQLPTFASKFIEMILMVTADHGPAVSGAHNTIVAARAGKDLVSSLASGLLTIGPRFGGALDEAAVMFKEASDAGYDAEQFVKNMRRSNKLIMGIGHRIKSLSNPDKRVEIIKNYALDHFSDNTVLKFALAVEQVTTRKKANLILNVDGCIAVCFVDMLRGCGAFSKEEADEMIHNGCLNGLFVLGRSIGFIGHYLDQKRLKQGLYRHPWDDISYINE from the coding sequence ATGTctgcgaaggcagtgcgcGAGTTCCACGGCAAGAAGCTGATTGCTCGTCACGTCCACGAAGTTTCCGAAGGCAAGCATTCAATTGATGATCGGAGTGTCTTGATCACGACAGAAACAGACCTGGAAACCTTGCCTATTTCCGAAACCTGGTTGTCCGACACTCTTTTGGTAGTCAAACCGGATCAACTCATCAAACGACGGGGCAAGGCCGGTTTGGTCGGGATTAAGCTCAATTGGCAGGGCGTACAGGAATGGGTTAATGCTCGTATGCAAAAGGAAATTCAGATTGAGCACGCGACCGGCACGTTGGATCACTTTATCGTGGAGCCGTTCGTCCCACACGAACAGTCGGACGAGTATTATATCTGCATTCAGAGCGATCGAGAAGGTGAAGAAATCCTTTTTTGCGCGGAAGGTGGTGTGGATGTAGGTGATGTTGACACCAAGGCAAAACGCTTGCATGTCGCTATTGATGATGACTACCTCACACCGGATCGCATCTTGGAAGCGGATCTGTTGGAGGGCGTTCCGGCCGATCGTCAGGATAGCTTGGCTTCCTTTGTGCTCACACTCTTTACCGTCTATCGCAAACTCAATTTTGTTTACATGGAAATTAACCCCATTGTGTACACAGCTGAAGGTACGATTGTTCCTTTGGATTTGGCTGCCAAGATTGATGAAACGGCGGCATTTCTGAACGCCCCTGACTGGGGCCATTTGGATTTTCCGGCACCCTTTGGTCGCAAGGAGTTTCCAGAAGAAGCGTACATCCGCGACCTCGATGCTAAGACAGGAGCCTCGCTTAAGTTGACAATTCTAAACCATGCTGGCCGAGTTTGGACCATGGTCGCAGGCGGTGGTGCCAGTGTTGTGTACGCCGATACCATTTCAGATCTCGGTTTCGGACACGAGTTGGCCAACTACGGAGAATATTCGGGAGCGCCCAGTACGGAACACACTTTCGAGTATGCCAAGACGCTGATAAGTCTCATGACACGCGAAAAAGATCCACGAGGCAAGATTTTCATTATTGGCGGGGGGATCGCCAATTTTACCGACGTTGCTGCTACCTTTACCGGTCTCATTAAAGCGATCAAGGCCTTTCAAGAAATCCTGAAAGCACATCACATCAAGATTTGGGTCCGCCGTGCGGGTCCGAATTATCAAGAAGGTCTGCGCTTGATGCGCGACTGTGGTGCGGAGACAGGTTTGGACATTCACATTTACGGACCCGAAACGCACGCTACTGCTGTGGTGCCCCTGGCGCTTGGTCTGGCGAAGGCTGGCGACTTTCCCGAATTTGATGACCCCCGTGTCCACGAGACTCTACCCAAGCGAAACAGCAGTAAAGCCTCACTTGAAGAATTGTCGAAGATTGAATACACAGGGCAAGTTGCGGACCACGAAGCAGATCACAATGTCGAGAACTTTACTGCTTTGACCCGCTGTGTCGTTTACGGTATGCAACATCGCGCTGTTCAGGGTATGCTTGATTTCGACTTTATGTGTAAGCGAAAGAAACCATCTGTCGCGGCCATGATCTTTCCGTTCTCTGCAAATCATTTTGTAAAGTTTTACTGGGGAACCGATGAAATTATGATGCCAGTCTACCAAACAATGGAGGAAGCCTTCAAAAAACATGCAGAAGTGACGGTCGTTGTGAATTTCGCATCCTTTCGCTCAGTGTATAGTTCAGTCTTGGAAATGCTGAACTTTTCCGAGCAGATAAAGACTATTGCAATTATTGCAGAAGGTGTTCCAGAGTCTCAGACGAGAGCAATAAATATTGCAGCTCAAAAGCTCAATGTCGGAATTATTGGCCCAGCAACAGTGGGTGGGATTAAGCCCGGTTGCTTTCGTATTGGTAACACTGGTGGAATGTTAGACAACATCGTTATGTCCAAACTATACAGGCCGGGATCAGTTGCCTACGTGTCCAAGTCAGGAGGTCTATCCAACGAGTTGAACAATTTAATCTGCCGAAATTCAGACGGTGTGTACGAAGGTGTGGCTATTGGAGGAGACCGTTACCCAGGCTCACGCTTTATGGACCACTTGTTGCGATACAACGATAATCCGCATGTTCACATTTTGGTCCTTCTTGGAGAAGTTGGAGGTGTTGATGAGTACGAGATCTGTGGGGCCCTAAAGAGTGGCAGGATCAGCAAGCCATTGGTGGCATGGTGCATTGGCACTTGCGCTTCTATTTTCCCATTTGAAGTCCAGTTCGGTCACGCTGGTGCGTTAGCCCGCGGAGACATGGAAACGGCTCGAGCCAAAAACAAAGCATTGAAGGAGGCTGGAGCCCATGTACCAGAGAATTTCTTTGAGTTTGGCGACGTGATCCACGAAGTTTTCGAATTTCTCGTAAACAGAGGCTCTCTTGTACCCGCACCTGAACCAGAACCACCCAAAGTACCAATGGACTACGCGTGGGCAAAGCGCCTCGGCTTGGTCAGAAAGCCTGCGCACTTTGTTTCATCGATTTCCGATGATCGTGGCGAAGAGCTGCTGTATTGTGGAATGCCGATCAGTGAGGTCTTCGAGAAGGATCTTGGCGTTGGCGGAGTTGTGTCACTTCTCTGGTTCCGTCGGCAATTACCCACCTTTGCTTCCAAATTTATTGAAATGATTCTAATGGTCACGGCTGACCACGGACCAGCCGTATCAGGCGCGCACAACACAATTGTTGCAGCGCGGGCGGGCAAGGATCTAGTATCTTCTCTGGCAAGTGGCCTTTTGACAATTGGACCTCGCTTTGGGGGAGCGCTCGATGAAGCAGCTGTAATGTTCAAGGAAGCTAGTGACGCAGGTTACGATGCAGAACAGTTTGTCAAGAACATGAGGCGAAGCAACAAGCTAATAATGGGCATCGGGCACAGAATCAAATCATTGTCAAACCCAGACAAACGCGTTGAGATTATCAAGAACTATGCCCTTGACCATTTTTCCGACAACACCGTGCTAAAATTTGCTCTTGCTGTAGAACAGGTtacgacaaggaagaaagcTAATCTTATTCTGAATGTTGACGGATGTATTGCTGTTTGCTTTGTCGATATGCTTCGCGGCTGTGGAGCGTTCAGTAAAGAAGAAGCTGACGAGATGATACATAACGGATGCCTTAACGGTCTTTTCGTCTTGGGAAGGTCCATTGGATTTATTGGTCACTATCTGGACCAGAAGCGCCTTAAGCAAGGCCTGTACCGTCATCCGTGGGATGATATCAGTTACATTAATGAATGA
- a CDS encoding predicted protein produces MSERSRTPLLLSFAGGAAAAALVMAALAYRKFDKANAGATGEGNDLSLFYGNEKELTNITEARKFLPKEIYGHLVRDTVVCCVDIVLVRHNEERSCKECLLVERSTEPAKGLWWWPGGRLLKGETFFDAARRKAFQETGLTNVTPIQILGVWNTFFPTSAWDTDSSKGTQTVNPIVLVELNDVGGDVKLDETSENYKWIELDPQAAIANGEDRYVVQALLRLQAWTSAYITTF; encoded by the exons ATGAGCGAGCGTTCCCGGACACCGCTTTTGCTCTCGTTCGCAGGAGGAGCCGCAGCAGCCGCTCTAGTAATGGCGGCCTTGGCGTATCGAAAGTTCGACAAAGCAAACG CCGGAGCCACCGGAGAGGGTAACGATCTGTCGCTTTTTTACGGTAATGAAAAAGAGCTCACTAACATAACCGAAGCCCGCAAATTCTTACCGAAAGAAATTTACGGACACCTTGTCCGCGACACGGTCGTTTGTTGTGTTGACATTGTGCTGGTGCGGCACAATGAGGAAAGATCTTGCAAGGAATGTTTGTTGGTTGAGCGCTCGACCGAGCCTGCCAAAGGACTCTGGTGGTGGCCTGGTGGACGCCTACTCAAAGGTGAAACCTTTTTCGACGCCGCCCGTCGCAAAGCCTTCCAGGAAACGGGTTTGACCAACGTGACACCTATTCAAATCTTGGGAGTATGGAATACCTTTTTCCCGACGTCAGCCTGGGATACTGACTCTTCCAAAGGTACACAGACGGTGAATCCCATTGTGCTGGTGGAACTGAACGATGTCGGCGGTGACGTCAAACTCGACGAGACCAGCGAAAACTATAAATGGATTGAGCTGGATCCGCAAGCGGCGATTGCGAATGGTGAAGATCGTTATGTTGTGCAGGCGCTATTGCGCTTACAAGCTTGGACTTCGGCCTACATAACCACCTTTTAA
- a CDS encoding predicted protein codes for MKGSAILPFALLSCLVAQAIASSFGGTTWAPIFAGRSHKAISRRTLTHGSNHRPSPSIQAGLGFLDGADCITQVYPCRSIGNTLLRGALLRIASDLSGGTAFETVKTRVTIFPESPLEALNNIVKEGGVPALWTGSQSRTIEGALVGAVFMLGSVLTKAQVKAFGGGPTMAALAGGLVGGVAQAFVMTPAGMIFTSLNYNRGRKGFENDNAMNVIHRVVDEKGLMGMYSGFRPMALRQATNWASRAGFTEICRSVLGLSQYGLLGELLSGAIGGVGSCWNTPIETIRVITQRDIAAGRPQLTMKEQWDDIVDAQGYPGLFRGVTPRALQAIWQTIFLVVVPNMMGI; via the exons ATGAAGGGATCAGCTATATTACCTTTCGCTCTACTCTCGTGTCTGGTAGCGCAGGCAATCGCTTCGTCCTTTGGTGGGACCACCTGGGCGCCCATTTTTGCTGGACGTTCCCACAAAGCTATCTCCCGTCGAACATTGACACATGGCAGTAACCACCGTCCATCACCATCTATCCAAGCAGGTCTCGGTTTCCTTGACGGAGCTGACTGCATTACACAAGTATATCCTTGCCGATCCATTGGCAATACGTTGCTCCGTGGAGCTTTATTGCGTATTGCTTCGGATCTGTCTGGCGGAACAGCCTTTGAAACGGTTAAAACACGGGTTACGATCTTCCCGGAAAGCCCTCTCGAGGCTCTGAACAACATTGTGAAAGAAGGCGGGGTTCCCGCGCTGTGGACG GGTTCCCAATCTCGAACCATCGAAGGTGCTTTGGTAGGTGCCGTGTTCATGCTGGGGAGCGTCCTGACCAAGGCACAGGTCAAAGCATTTGGTGGAGGACCTACCATGGCAGCTTTGGCGGGTGGTCTCGTCGGTGGTGTCGCCCAAGCGTTTGTCATGACGCCTGCCGGTATGATTTTTACATCCCTCAATTATAATCGCGGTCGCAAAGGATTCGAAAATGACAACGCCATGAACGTGATTCACCGGGTGGTGGACGAGAAGGGTCTCATGGGCATGTATTCGGGCTTTCGACCCATGGCGCTTCGTCAAGCGACCAATTGGGCGTCCCGAGCCGGCTTTACCGAAATATGCCGGTCTGTGTTGGGCCTTTCGCAGTACGGGTTGCTGGGAGAGCTATTATCGGGGGCTATCGGCGGGGTCGGATCGTGCTGGAACACTCCGATCGAAACGATTCGGGTCATTACGCAACGTGATATTGCGGCTGGGCGTCCCcaactgacaatgaaggAACAGTGGGATGATATTGTGGACGCGCAAGGATATCCGGGATTGTTCCGTGGTGTCACACCACGCGCTCTACAAGCAATATGGCAAACAATCTTTTTGGTGGTGGTCCCCAACATGATGGGAATCTAA